The following proteins are co-located in the Gorilla gorilla gorilla isolate KB3781 chromosome 7, NHGRI_mGorGor1-v2.1_pri, whole genome shotgun sequence genome:
- the GOT1L1 gene encoding putative aspartate aminotransferase, cytoplasmic 2 isoform X3: MPTLSVFMDVPLAHKLEGSLLKTYKQDDYPNKIFLAYRVCMTNEGHPWVSLVVQKTRLQISQDPSLNYEYLPTMGLKSFIQASLALLFGKHSQAIVENRVGGVHTVGDSGAFQLGIQFLRAWHKDARIVYIISSQKELHGLVFQDMGFTVYEYSVWDPKKLCMDPDILLNVVEQIPHGCVLVMGNIIDCKLTPSGWAKLMSMIKSKQIFPFFDIPCQGLYTSDLEEDTRILQYFVSQGFEFFCSQSLSKNFGIYDEGVGILVVVAVNNQQLLCVLSQLEGLAQALWLNPPNTGARIITSILCNPALLGEWKQSLKEVVENIMLTKEKVKEKLRLLGTPGSWGHITEQSGTHGYLGLNCGIPGQEEAHLYPQERSD; encoded by the exons ATGCCCACCCTTTCAGTGTTCATGGATGTGCCCCTCGCCCACAAGCTAGAGGGCAGCTTGTTAAAGACCTACAAACAAGATGATTACCCGAACAAGATATTCTTAGCCTATAGAG TCTGCATGACAAATGAAGGCCATCCCTGGGTTTCTCTCGTGGTGCAGAAGACTCGACTACAGATTTCACAGGATCCCTCCCTGAATTATGAGTACTTGCCCACCATGGGCCTGAAATCATTCATCCAGGCCTCTCTAGCACTCCTCTTTGGAAAGCACAGCCAAGCCATTGTGGAGAACAGG GTAGGAGGTGTACACACTGTTGGTGACAGTGGTGCCTTCCAGCTTGGCATCCAGTTTCTCAGAGCTTGGCATAAGGATGCTCGTATAGTTTACATCATCTCTTCTCAAAAAG AACTGCATGGACTCGTCTTCCAGGACATGGGCTTTACAGTTTATGAATACTCCGTCTGGGACCCCAAGAAGCTATGCATGGACCCCGACATACTCCTCAATGTGGTGGAG CAGATCCCACATGGCTGTGTCCTTGTGATGGGGAACATTATCGACTGCAAGTTGACACCAAGTGGGTGGGCAAAGTTGATGTCCATGATAAAG AGCAagcagatattcccattttttgaTATTCCCTGTCAAGGTTTATACACCAGTGACTTGGAAGAAGATACTAGAATCTTACAATACTTTGTGTCTCAAGGCTTTGAGTTCTTCTGCAGCCAGTCTCTGTCCAAGAATTTTGGCATTTATG ATGAAGGAGTGGGGATCCTAGTGGTGGTGGCAGTCAACAACCAGCAGCTGCTGTGTGTCCTCTCCCAGCTGGAAGGATTAGCCCAGGCTCTGTGGCTAAACCCCCCCAACACGGGTGCACGTATCATCACCTCCATCCTCTGCAACCCTGCTCTGCTGGGAGAATG GAAGCAGAGTCTAAAAGAAGTTGTAGAGAACATCATGCTAACCAAggaaaaagtgaaggagaaactcCGGCTCCTGGGAACCCCTGGGTCCTGGGGTCACATCACCGAGCAGAGTGGGACCCACGGCTATCTTGGACTCAACT GTGGAATACCTGGTCAGGAAGAAGCACATCTATATCCCCAAGAACGGTCAGATTAA
- the GOT1L1 gene encoding putative aspartate aminotransferase, cytoplasmic 2 isoform X1, with product MPTLSVFMDVPLAHKLEGSLLKTYKQDDYPNKIFLAYRVCMTNEGHPWVSLVVQKTRLQISQDPSLNYEYLPTMGLKSFIQASLALLFGKHSQAIVENRVGGVHTVGDSGAFQLGIQFLRAWHKDARIVYIISSQKELHGLVFQDMGFTVYEYSVWDPKKLCMDPDILLNVVEQIPHGCVLVMGNIIDCKLTPSGWAKLMSMIKSKQIFPFFDIPCQGLYTSDLEEDTRILQYFVSQGFEFFCSQSLSKNFGIYDEGVGILVVVAVNNQQLLCVLSQLEGLAQALWLNPPNTGARIITSILCNPALLGEWKQSLKEVVENIMLTKEKVKEKLRLLGTPGSWGHITEQSGTHGYLGLNSQQVEYLVRKKHIYIPKNGQINFSCINANNINYITEGINEAVLLTESSEMCLPKEKKTLIGIKL from the exons ATGCCCACCCTTTCAGTGTTCATGGATGTGCCCCTCGCCCACAAGCTAGAGGGCAGCTTGTTAAAGACCTACAAACAAGATGATTACCCGAACAAGATATTCTTAGCCTATAGAG TCTGCATGACAAATGAAGGCCATCCCTGGGTTTCTCTCGTGGTGCAGAAGACTCGACTACAGATTTCACAGGATCCCTCCCTGAATTATGAGTACTTGCCCACCATGGGCCTGAAATCATTCATCCAGGCCTCTCTAGCACTCCTCTTTGGAAAGCACAGCCAAGCCATTGTGGAGAACAGG GTAGGAGGTGTACACACTGTTGGTGACAGTGGTGCCTTCCAGCTTGGCATCCAGTTTCTCAGAGCTTGGCATAAGGATGCTCGTATAGTTTACATCATCTCTTCTCAAAAAG AACTGCATGGACTCGTCTTCCAGGACATGGGCTTTACAGTTTATGAATACTCCGTCTGGGACCCCAAGAAGCTATGCATGGACCCCGACATACTCCTCAATGTGGTGGAG CAGATCCCACATGGCTGTGTCCTTGTGATGGGGAACATTATCGACTGCAAGTTGACACCAAGTGGGTGGGCAAAGTTGATGTCCATGATAAAG AGCAagcagatattcccattttttgaTATTCCCTGTCAAGGTTTATACACCAGTGACTTGGAAGAAGATACTAGAATCTTACAATACTTTGTGTCTCAAGGCTTTGAGTTCTTCTGCAGCCAGTCTCTGTCCAAGAATTTTGGCATTTATG ATGAAGGAGTGGGGATCCTAGTGGTGGTGGCAGTCAACAACCAGCAGCTGCTGTGTGTCCTCTCCCAGCTGGAAGGATTAGCCCAGGCTCTGTGGCTAAACCCCCCCAACACGGGTGCACGTATCATCACCTCCATCCTCTGCAACCCTGCTCTGCTGGGAGAATG GAAGCAGAGTCTAAAAGAAGTTGTAGAGAACATCATGCTAACCAAggaaaaagtgaaggagaaactcCGGCTCCTGGGAACCCCTGGGTCCTGGGGTCACATCACCGAGCAGAGTGGGACCCACGGCTATCTTGGACTCAACT CCCAGCAGGTGGAATACCTGGTCAGGAAGAAGCACATCTATATCCCCAAGAACGGTCAGATTAACTTCAGCTGCATCAATGCCAACAACATAAATTACATCACTGAGGGCATCAATGAGGCTGTCCTCCTCACAGAGAGCTCAGAGATGTgtcttccaaaggaaaaaaaaaccctgattgGAATAAAACTTTAG
- the GOT1L1 gene encoding putative aspartate aminotransferase, cytoplasmic 2 isoform X2: protein MPTLSVFMDVPLAHKLEGSLLKTYKQDDYPNKIFLAYRVCMTNEGHPWVSLVVQKTRLQISQDPSLNYEYLPTMGLKSFIQASLALLFGKHSQAIVENRVGGVHTVGDSGAFQLGIQFLRAWHKDARIVYIISSQKELHGLVFQDMGFTVYEYSVWDPKKLCMDPDILLNVVEIPHGCVLVMGNIIDCKLTPSGWAKLMSMIKSKQIFPFFDIPCQGLYTSDLEEDTRILQYFVSQGFEFFCSQSLSKNFGIYDEGVGILVVVAVNNQQLLCVLSQLEGLAQALWLNPPNTGARIITSILCNPALLGEWKQSLKEVVENIMLTKEKVKEKLRLLGTPGSWGHITEQSGTHGYLGLNSQQVEYLVRKKHIYIPKNGQINFSCINANNINYITEGINEAVLLTESSEMCLPKEKKTLIGIKL, encoded by the exons ATGCCCACCCTTTCAGTGTTCATGGATGTGCCCCTCGCCCACAAGCTAGAGGGCAGCTTGTTAAAGACCTACAAACAAGATGATTACCCGAACAAGATATTCTTAGCCTATAGAG TCTGCATGACAAATGAAGGCCATCCCTGGGTTTCTCTCGTGGTGCAGAAGACTCGACTACAGATTTCACAGGATCCCTCCCTGAATTATGAGTACTTGCCCACCATGGGCCTGAAATCATTCATCCAGGCCTCTCTAGCACTCCTCTTTGGAAAGCACAGCCAAGCCATTGTGGAGAACAGG GTAGGAGGTGTACACACTGTTGGTGACAGTGGTGCCTTCCAGCTTGGCATCCAGTTTCTCAGAGCTTGGCATAAGGATGCTCGTATAGTTTACATCATCTCTTCTCAAAAAG AACTGCATGGACTCGTCTTCCAGGACATGGGCTTTACAGTTTATGAATACTCCGTCTGGGACCCCAAGAAGCTATGCATGGACCCCGACATACTCCTCAATGTGGTGGAG ATCCCACATGGCTGTGTCCTTGTGATGGGGAACATTATCGACTGCAAGTTGACACCAAGTGGGTGGGCAAAGTTGATGTCCATGATAAAG AGCAagcagatattcccattttttgaTATTCCCTGTCAAGGTTTATACACCAGTGACTTGGAAGAAGATACTAGAATCTTACAATACTTTGTGTCTCAAGGCTTTGAGTTCTTCTGCAGCCAGTCTCTGTCCAAGAATTTTGGCATTTATG ATGAAGGAGTGGGGATCCTAGTGGTGGTGGCAGTCAACAACCAGCAGCTGCTGTGTGTCCTCTCCCAGCTGGAAGGATTAGCCCAGGCTCTGTGGCTAAACCCCCCCAACACGGGTGCACGTATCATCACCTCCATCCTCTGCAACCCTGCTCTGCTGGGAGAATG GAAGCAGAGTCTAAAAGAAGTTGTAGAGAACATCATGCTAACCAAggaaaaagtgaaggagaaactcCGGCTCCTGGGAACCCCTGGGTCCTGGGGTCACATCACCGAGCAGAGTGGGACCCACGGCTATCTTGGACTCAACT CCCAGCAGGTGGAATACCTGGTCAGGAAGAAGCACATCTATATCCCCAAGAACGGTCAGATTAACTTCAGCTGCATCAATGCCAACAACATAAATTACATCACTGAGGGCATCAATGAGGCTGTCCTCCTCACAGAGAGCTCAGAGATGTgtcttccaaaggaaaaaaaaaccctgattgGAATAAAACTTTAG